A genomic window from Silene latifolia isolate original U9 population chromosome 11, ASM4854445v1, whole genome shotgun sequence includes:
- the LOC141612337 gene encoding uncharacterized protein LOC141612337 codes for MTASEHQLHDNPPADDDDIVNGEDADDRDFDENDDEEEDEDYEIKPPPPPPQSPEIIRSKLMKLSAKLETEPVPLRVHDIVIKGNTKTKDSVIEDEIIEDLQNASSLQEIFRAASIAHMKLRRFGVFDEISITLEPGPKELPEKTTNVVVQVVEAKSPFTFEGGVYAKPGARTWSVEGCGKFKNLFGLADILDGTISYGWNQSTEISVGATVPRIRRWATPMFARASLLSQDWQVLSSYKEQSLGVGLGLLSTKNHDLTYNLTWRTLIDPSQMAGASVRRQLGHSLISSLKHTFKVDKRNSPMRPTRGYAFSFSTLLAGLNPDNRSGRFIRQELDLRYALPLGFYNTALNLGISAGVIFPWGKGFLDRPSSLPDRFFMGGNSSPVCSLSGPNSLLGFKSRGFGPTEPRRQTRENAESDSSAAAARDVLGGDLAVSAFADLSFDLPLRVFKEAGIHGHVFAAAGNLTKLTENEWRNFSAKGFLDTFRSTVGCGIIVPTKLFRMEINYCHIVRQFEHDHGKTGVQFSFSSPL; via the exons ATGACCGCCTCAGAACATCAATTGCACGACAATCCTCCTGCCGACGACGACGATATCGTCAACGGCGAAGACGCCGACGACCGCGATTTCGACGAAAACGACGACGAAGAAGAAGACGAAGATTACGAGATTAaaccgccgccgccgccgcctcAATCGCCGGAGATTATCCGGTCAAAGCTAATGAAACTATCTGCTAAACTAGAGACTGAGCCTGTACCTCTTCGAGTCCATGACATCGTAATTAAAGGAAATACGAAGACGAAGGATTCGGTTATCGAAGACGAGATTATTGAAGACTTGCAGAATGCATCTTCACTGCAGGAAATATTTAGGGCTGCATCGATTGCGCATATGAAGCTTAGAAGGTTCGGTGTGTTTGATGAGATTAGCATTACCTTGGAACCTGGACCGAAGGAGTTGCCGGAGAAGACGACTAATGTCGTTGTTCAAGTTGTCGAGGCGAAGAGTCCGTTTACATTTGAAGGCGGTGTTTATGCTAAGCCTGGG GCTAGAACTTGGTCAGTGGAAGGATGTGGAAAGTTCAAGAATCTGTTTGGTTTGGCTGATATTTTGGATGGTACAATATCATATGGTTGGAATCAGTCAACGGAGATTAGTGTTGGTGCTACAGTGCCCCGTATAAGACGCTGGGCCACTCCTATGTTTGCTCGAGCATCTTTGCTCTCTCAGGACTGGCAAGTGCTCTCCTCTTATAAGGAGCAGTCACTTGGGGTCGGGCTTGGTTTACTATCAACAAAAAATCATGACTTAACGTACAATTTAACGTGGCGTACCTTGATAGATCCATCCCAAATGGCGGGCGCATCAGTTAGACGACAGTTGGGACACAGTTTAATTTCTTCTTTGAAGCATACATTCAAGGTGGACAAGAGAAACTCGCCGATGAGGCCTACTCGGGGATATGCTTTCAGTTTTAGTACTTTATTAGCTGGACTTAACCCTGACAATCGAAGTGGAAGGTTTATTCGCCAG GAGCTTGATTTGCGCTATGCTTTGCCTTTGGGCTTTTACAATACGGCGCTTAATCTCGGGATTTCTGCTGGCGTCATTTTCCCATGGGGAAAGGGATTCTTGGATCGGCCGTCCTCTCTACCTGACAGGTTTTTCATGGGTGGCAACTCTTCTCCAGTTTGCTCCTTGTCTGGGCCCAATTCGTTGTTGGGATTCAAGTCCAGAGGATTTGGGCCAACTGAACCACGGAGACAAACCAGAGAGAACGCCGAGAGTGACTCCAGTGCTGCTGCTGCTAGGGATGTTCTTGGTGGAGACCTTGCTGTCTCTGCTTTTGCAGATCTATCATTTGATCTTCCCCTGAGAGTTTTCAAGGAAGCCGGTATTCATGGGCATGTCTTTGCTGCTGCCGGCAACCTTACCAAACTGACTGAAAATGAATGGCGTAACTTTTCAGCTAAGGGCTTCTTAGATACCTTCAGAAGTACTGTCGGATGTGGAATTATTGTGCCCACTAAATTGTTCCGCATGGAG ATCAACTATTGTCACATAGTCCGACAATTTGAGCATGACCATGGAAAAACTGGAGTGCAGTTCAGCTTTTCTTCTCCTTTGTGA